Genomic window (Pseudomonas xantholysinigenes):
GTCTAAACTGCGCGGTACCTGTAGGAGCGGCCTTGTGCCGCGAAAGGGGCGCAAAGCGCCCCCCAGCATTATTCTTGCAACTGAATGGTCGCCTGCTGACGCAGGGTAGCCCCCAGGAAGTATGCCGGCGCCCGCAGGCGCGACAGCATCATCAGCACGATCCCCAGTGCCGAGATGATCGCCGCGATCACGAACACCAGCCCCAGTCCGCCCACGTGCGAGCCGCTGCCGAAGTCCGGCGAAGCGCTGTCGATCGCCGTGCGCACGAAGATCACCGACAGGATCACCCCACCCACCAGCGGGCACACGCCACGCATGAAGAAGTGGCGCACGCTGTCGAACAGGCTGCGGCGGAAATACCACACGCAAGCGAACGCGGTCAGCGAGTAGTAGAAGCAGATCATCATGCCCAGGGCGGTGATGGTGTCGGCCAGCACGTTCTCGCTCAGGGTCCGCATGGTCACGTAGAACAGGCCTGCGGCGATACCGGCACAGATGGTCGCGTAGCGCGGTGTCTGCGAACGCGGACAGACCGTGGCGAAGCGCTGCGGCACGGCGCCGTAGTAACCCATGGCGAGCAGGGTGCGCGCCGGCGAGACAAAGGTCGACTGCAACGAGGCCGCGGTGCTGGCCAGTACCGCGATCGACATCAGAATCGCCAGCGGCCCCATGACCGGGCCGGCCAGATGGGCGAACACGTTTTCCTGGATGCGCGGGTTACCCAGGCCCAGACCCTCCTCGCTGATCCCGGCAAACTGCAAGGTAGCGATGGCGGTGAGCAGGTACAGGCCAAGGATCAGCAACACCGTCCAGGTGGCGGCCTTGCCCGGCACCTCTTCGCTACCGATCGACTCTTCGCTGACGGTCAGGCACACGTCCCAGCCCCAGAAAATGAAGATCGACAACGACAGGCCGGCGGCGAACGCCGAGAACGACTCGACACCGAACGGGTTGAACCAGGCCAGGTCGAACGCCAGCGGTGGTGGCGCCGTGGTCTCGCCGAAGGCGGCGAAAGCAAAGCCGATCAGCACCAGCAGTTGCAAGGCCACCAGGCCGTATTGCACCGTCATGGTGGTGGCCATGCCGCGACAACAGATCCACACCGCCAGGGCGATGAACACGCAACAGGTGCTGACGTTGACCAGCAGGTTGTCCGCCAGCGCCGCCAACTCCTGGTTGCCGGTGATTTGGGCAAGGAACAGGTAGAAGAAGTCCACCGCCACGCCGGCCAGGTTGGACAGCACGATGGTGGTGGCGACCACCAGCCCCCAGCCGCCGATCCAGCCGATCATCGGACCGAAGGCACGGGCCGACCAGGTGAACGAGGTGCCGCTGTCGGGCTCCGCCGAGTTCAGCTCGCGGT
Coding sequences:
- a CDS encoding APC family permease; the protein is MNEYTEAGRPPDAASDSGNTQRSKGLAKGRLGLLASVVLGISTIAPVYTLTGALGPTVREVGAHLPAVFIVGFLPMLLVALGYRELNSAEPDSGTSFTWSARAFGPMIGWIGGWGLVVATTIVLSNLAGVAVDFFYLFLAQITGNQELAALADNLLVNVSTCCVFIALAVWICCRGMATTMTVQYGLVALQLLVLIGFAFAAFGETTAPPPLAFDLAWFNPFGVESFSAFAAGLSLSIFIFWGWDVCLTVSEESIGSEEVPGKAATWTVLLILGLYLLTAIATLQFAGISEEGLGLGNPRIQENVFAHLAGPVMGPLAILMSIAVLASTAASLQSTFVSPARTLLAMGYYGAVPQRFATVCPRSQTPRYATICAGIAAGLFYVTMRTLSENVLADTITALGMMICFYYSLTAFACVWYFRRSLFDSVRHFFMRGVCPLVGGVILSVIFVRTAIDSASPDFGSGSHVGGLGLVFVIAAIISALGIVLMMLSRLRAPAYFLGATLRQQATIQLQE